The genomic stretch AGCGCCAGCGCCGCTGAGGGGGCCAGGTGCAGATTCAGCGCCGGCTCGAACAGCTCGGCCTCCAGCAGCGCGGTGCCGAACTGCGCGGAATCGACCAGGTCGACCCGGCCATAGAGCGGCATCAGCGTCTCAGTCCGCCGTTCCGCGGCAGCCAGCACATGCTCCCCAAACTCCACCTCGGCCGCGCTGGCCTGCACCAGCTGCGGATCCTCCTGATAACTGCCGCCGCGCAGACCGCCGCCGCGAGCCAGCAGCGCCCCCTTGGCGATCGAATGCGAGTGCTGCCCGTCGATGAAGTACAGCGCCTTCTCCCGGCCCTCGCTGAGCTCCGGGACCTCCGGCTGGATCATGACCGTCAGGCCGCGGGCCAAAATCCGCTCGCCCAGGGCCAGCGCGGCGGCGGAGTCGGCGCGCAGCAGCCCGGTGTCAAAGGACCCGGCGGAGATGCTCGGCTTGATCACGACCCATCCCTCCGCGTGCGCGGCCAGGCCGTGGCGCAGTGCGGCGTCGTCGTCGGCCCACCGGGTGGGCACCACGGCGATCCCCTCGGCCTCGAGCTCGCGCAGGTAGACCTTGTCCAGGTTCCAGCGGATCAGCGCGGGCTGGTTGAGCACCTGAACCTGCGCCTCAGCCCGCTCCAGCCAGTCCAGGAACTCCTCGGTGCGCGAGGCATAGTTCCACGGGGTACGGATGACCAGCAGGTCATAGTCCGGGCGAGGCGTCCACTCGTGCCAGATGACCGGTTGGGCCGCGATCCCGAGCAGCTGCAGCTGCGCGATCAGCGGAGCGGTGTCCCGATCGGGGGCCTCCGAGTAGTCATCGGTGACCACGATCCCGACCCGGCGCGGCTCTGGCGTCGGGACCAGCGCATGCTCGGGCAGCCAGCGGAAACGTTCGACGACGATGATCTCGTTCTCGTCCCATTCATCCTCGCCGAGCTCACCCGTGCTGCGCCAGAAGCGCTCATGAGCCTCGCGCCAGGCCGCCACGGAGTCGAATCCCTCACCCTCGCCGCGGGCGATCTCCTGGGTGATCTCACCCAGCGGCAGCAGCGTCACCTCGAGCACCTCGACGACGCCGAGGCTCTCCTCATGCAGACCCACAAGGCGCTGGAGCCCCGGGACGGGCAGCGGCTCGGAATCCGTCAGGTAGGACCGGTGCAGGCTCGTGGTCATCGTCTTGACCCCGGTGATGACGGCGGTGGTCAGCCCGGTGCGCAGCGCGTCGTCGCCGAGCTCCATGGCGGGGAGGTCGCGGATCTCCTCGGGGGTCATGGCCTCATGCTGCCGGTGCTCTGGTAGTTCCCGTGCCAGCTCAGCGCCTCGCCCAGCAGGTGCGGGGTGTGCCGTCCGCGCGGGTTCTGCGCCACCGCGCGGTCGAAGTAGTCCTGGAGCAGGTCTGCGTAGTCCGGGTGCGCGCAGTTGGCGATGATGGTGCGTGCGCGGGCGGCGGGGGAGAGCCCGCGCAGGTCCGCCAGGCCCTGTTCGGTGACCAGGATCTGGGTGTCGTGCTCGGTGTGATCGACGTGGCTGGCGAAGGGCACGATCGAGGAGATCGCGCCGCCCTTGGCCACTGAGCCCGAGACGAAGAAGTTCAGGTAGGCGTTGCGGGCGAAGTCTCCGGAGCCGCCGATCCCGTTGATGATGGAGCTGCCCATCACGTGGGTGGAGTTCACGTTGCCGTAGATGTCTGCCTCCACCATGCCGTTGATGGAGATCACCCCGAGCCGGCGAATGGCCTCCGGGTGGTTGGAGACCTCCTGGGTGCGCAGCAGGATCCGCCCCTTGTACTCCTCCGCGCGGGCGTTGAACGCCTCGGCGCGCTCGGCCGAGAGGGAGAAGGAGGTGGCGGAGACCGCGGTGAGCTTCCCGGTGTCGATCAGGTCCAGCATGCCGTCCTGGATCACCTCGGTATAGGCCAGCAGCTCCTCGAACTCGCTGTGCGCCAGCTCTGCCATCACGGCGTTGGCCACATTCCCGATCCCGGACTGCAGGGGGAGCAGGTTCTTGGGCAGCCGGCCGTGATTGATCTCATGGCGCAGGAAGTCCACCACATGGTGGGCCATGGCCTTGGACTGCTCGTCGGCGGGCTTGAACGGCAGGTTCCGGTCCGGGGCGTCGGTGTGCACCACGGCGAGGACCTTCTCGGGGTCCACCCGCAGGTAGGGGTCACCGATGCGCTGCAGCGGGTCGGTCAGCTGGATCGGGCGGCGCTCCGGGGGCAGCTTGGTGCCGTAGTAGATGTCGTGGAAGCCCTCGTAGGCGCGGGGGTGCCAGTCGTTGACCTCCAGGATGACCTTGTCCGCGAGCTGCAGCCAGCTCTTGTTGTTGCCCACTGAGCTGCCAGGGACCAGGAGCCCGTTGGGCAGGATCGCGGCGACCTCGATCACCGCGACGTTGAGCTGGCCGTAGAAGCCGAACCAGGCCTGCTGGGCGGAGTGGCTCAGGTGGGTGTCGACGTACTCGGTCTCCCCGGTGTTGATGGCTTCACGCAGCGTCGGGTCCGACTGGAAGGGCAGTCTCTTGCGCACAGCTCCGGCCTCGGCGAGCAC from Nesterenkonia sandarakina encodes the following:
- a CDS encoding ASCH domain-containing protein → MTPEEIRDLPAMELGDDALRTGLTTAVITGVKTMTTSLHRSYLTDSEPLPVPGLQRLVGLHEESLGVVEVLEVTLLPLGEITQEIARGEGEGFDSVAAWREAHERFWRSTGELGEDEWDENEIIVVERFRWLPEHALVPTPEPRRVGIVVTDDYSEAPDRDTAPLIAQLQLLGIAAQPVIWHEWTPRPDYDLLVIRTPWNYASRTEEFLDWLERAEAQVQVLNQPALIRWNLDKVYLRELEAEGIAVVPTRWADDDAALRHGLAAHAEGWVVIKPSISAGSFDTGLLRADSAAALALGERILARGLTVMIQPEVPELSEGREKALYFIDGQHSHSIAKGALLARGGGLRGGSYQEDPQLVQASAAEVEFGEHVLAAAERRTETLMPLYGRVDLVDSAQFGTALLEAELFEPALNLHLAPSAALALARSIESRLSEHQAANAMVG
- a CDS encoding acetyl-CoA hydrolase/transferase family protein: MSAASPRITCPVLAGKVTSAAEAATHIHDGDRVGMSGFTGAGYPKAVPAALAERAKDAHDRGEEFGIDLWTGASTAPELDGVLAEAGAVRKRLPFQSDPTLREAINTGETEYVDTHLSHSAQQAWFGFYGQLNVAVIEVAAILPNGLLVPGSSVGNNKSWLQLADKVILEVNDWHPRAYEGFHDIYYGTKLPPERRPIQLTDPLQRIGDPYLRVDPEKVLAVVHTDAPDRNLPFKPADEQSKAMAHHVVDFLRHEINHGRLPKNLLPLQSGIGNVANAVMAELAHSEFEELLAYTEVIQDGMLDLIDTGKLTAVSATSFSLSAERAEAFNARAEEYKGRILLRTQEVSNHPEAIRRLGVISINGMVEADIYGNVNSTHVMGSSIINGIGGSGDFARNAYLNFFVSGSVAKGGAISSIVPFASHVDHTEHDTQILVTEQGLADLRGLSPAARARTIIANCAHPDYADLLQDYFDRAVAQNPRGRHTPHLLGEALSWHGNYQSTGSMRP